A segment of the Mugil cephalus isolate CIBA_MC_2020 chromosome 13, CIBA_Mcephalus_1.1, whole genome shotgun sequence genome:
AACAAGCtcatctgtgtctctgctgagcAGCGCAAAGCAGCACACGATCAAGTCTACAGTGCCAAAGTGGGCAACGGTTTGGCACGTAAgctctgaaaaaagaaaaaaaaacgttgaaacAGTTACAGTGGGCTTGCTACAGTAGTACGTTATAACCTTATAGAGTAGTTTGTAGATGGATCTGCTCCCTgaatataaaatggaaaaaacaacgGCTCTCAGGCAGCTCTGTGAGCTGGAGTAACCCCAAACCCGGTAATTAAAGGGTGCTCTATGCAAGCTGCACAACTTCCACATATTGCTATTCCAGCCCACGTTTCCATTTGAGTGGCCAGCAGTTACATATTTCTactgttgttgtgctttgtttttgatttacTTGTCAAGTAAAGTGAAAGCAGAAATGACCGTTCTTGACCTTTTATTCATTTCCCCTTTTTCAAGAAAATATGcgctttaaaattaaattgtgtttttatccgGCCGTGATCTGAGACCGCTATGTTTTCGTAGAtgtctgttgctgctgctgcataatCCATTACTCTACTTTATAATGGCACAGTATTTTGGAAACATGCATTGTTTCACCAAAAATATGGCTAAATCCATGCAAACACTTATTTCCATGTTGATTTCCCACACTCTCTGAAAGTAGCCTATGTAGCCATAGATGGAAAAAGAGCTTTTCTGCAGACAACAAACTACATGCAGCAATATCCAATCACAATTATCTGGGACTACAGTCCAACTTGCTTAGTATCAATTATACTCCAATGATATGCGTGCTTGCACATCTTGCACATCTTGACTGGTGATGTACTGATGAGCTTGCTTTTCTTATTGTGCAGTTGTGATTTGAGcaagttttaattattttccacgTGAATGCAAAAAGTCATAGTGTTGATTCAGTCACGCCCAATAAAGGCTTTCTATTTTTGTGCAAACAAACTTACTTTAGTCAGTGTTTGGGTCTTTACCCTGATCCTCCTGACAAGAGGAAGGCAGAATATAAACAAAACATCCCAAGCTGCTTCCAGTCGTCACTCACAGACGACTCTGTGATTAGCTTTGTGGAAAGCTCTCGGATGCAGAGACGCTGGAAAACAGGACACAAAAGGGACATTATTTCACAGATGTCCCAGTCCTATTCTAACTGGGCATATCTGCTGCCGTTGAAAGACGGAAATTGTGTGTCCAGGAAAAGAGACCCAGCTAAAAATTTGCTTCCACCGTGCTTAATTTGAGCTTACCAGATGAGGGAGTTTTTAGGTATAACAAAGGAGTGAGTCATCCCcaattgtgtcattttctgaCTTGCTTCTTCATTGAAGTTGTCATGGCACTTTTGTCCCAGATTCACTTTCGGCACAGAGAGATATCACTTAGTTTGTGTAGACGAAACAGAATGGTAACAGTGTGTCTGGGTGGACACTTCTGGAGTAATAATAACATTTGAGCTGAGGTTTAGTTGTCAAAATATTCAGGGCTATCATGACCTTGGGGGCTGGTTGTTTTCAGATCAGCAGAGACGTACTACATTGTCTATTCTAATGTCTCCATTGCAGGTGTGGACAAGTACACTCAGTTCAGCTGTGAAGCTCACAATGACAAGGGTGTTACCACGTCCCGAGAAGCAAGTGTCAACATCAAAGGTAAAACCTGAAGAACCTTCCGAGAGATGTTCATGCTCGACAAGCTGACTCCACGTTTGGGTGTTAGTGAGGTTTTCTATGCTGTTTTGCAGTTCTTCCCAGTCCTGTGTCTGATGTTATTGTGACCAAGAGGCAGTCAAACAAGTTGACTTTGAGCTGGACACCTGGACATGATGGCTTCTCACCACTCACCAAGTGCCACGTCAGGGTGAGTCGCACGTCCGAACAAACAGCAGCGTCATTTCACTTGGTATCCGCAGACTGATCACACATTGGCTCTTTCACCTCAGGTCACAGAAGTGAGTCGGAGGAAAGGGGAGGTGATGACCACCAGATTCCACAACGTCACAGTGCCGCCTTTTCATTGTGAAGTACCCGGGCTGCAGGCTATGACGTGGTACAACTTGAGCGTTTCCTGCAACAACGAAGTGGGGGCGTCTCCCGTCACTATGTGGATCCAGAGCAACACCACAGAGGGAGGTGTGTCAATGCTCCTTGAATGAaaaactgaatttttatttttgggtgcAATAGGGAAGAATAATCCAAAATTGAATTAAATCCATCCCAGAATGTTACATTTACACTTCTCttacacactgtgtgtgtatttgctttACAGAGCCTCTGTGTTATGTTCCTGCCCCCTCTCTTAGCTCCTGTTTAGGTTCCTGGATTGCAGTACTATGTAATTAGACTTCAATCTTGACATCCAAAATATGCTTAATATAACcctccctgcagcagcagcagcagcagctgcagcacctTGTAATAACTGGAATTTTCAAAAGTTTCCTAACTATGTGCTCTTCCCACAACAACTTCCCCTTCCAAAAAATGTGCTATCTACCAAATCTCTGTTGTTTTCCTGAAGGGTCACATAGGAAATAGGAGTGGTCtcactgagaaaacacaaagttcTTACTGGGTGGAGCTGCGTTCAATTTCCTTCCTAAAGCCACCACAGGGGATATTTTAGTTGAGAGATTTGATATGCCATGCCAGGAAGTGACCACATACCAAACCGTAATCAAAGATTTCAATGGGGGAGCAGACGTTTGGTTTCTTTTCTAGGCTGGCATTCTGTGTCCAGTTTAGCTTCTGTATGACATGTCGTTTATGTCCTAATcaccatttctctttttttttttttttttttttgtcatattcaCAGTGCCATCAGTTTATCCCCGAAATGTCACAGTGCAGCTGAATGAGTCCTGGTTGGTGATCACATGGAAGCCTCCGCCAGATGATAAGATTAATGGCATCCTACGTGGTTACGATGTGATCGTCAGATATGGCACACAGGAGAGGAAGGTGGGCATGTCTGAATTTGGCTATTTAAgaattacaattttatttttatcccttTTAATCACACTAGCTATCAAGACACAACTAGGAAAAGagataatgtacatttaaagtttaaatctgtCGTGGTTGATGTGGCAACACCTGCGGTTACTATGGCAACAACATGTGCAGGACAAATGTTTgcttaaattatatttccatCCTTAATCTCTGCTGTCAAAATATTCTGCtgtggagaacaaaaaaaaaagttttgataCCAGAAGATTAGATACTGAATATAATGTGCTGACATGGACTTTTGTACCGATTGTGTCACTCAACCGTTCGCATCTGAAATTGAAACACGCACCAGGAATTGTGTAATAAAAACACCTCAGCGGAAGTTGACGGCAACACACCATTATCAAGTTATTTAATTGGAGAGAAATGTAGTGCCGTCGCATTTTCATACCGCTCGAAACTTCGATGACTAATACGCTGCCGTTTCAGTGgctgcttcacaataaaagccaccCGGCAGAAGGAAATCATCGTTTTGCTCTCTGAATCACCAGTAAATTAAAGCTGCTCTGATGGGGAGCAAAAGGGTAAACGGTGATATATGTAATTATCAGAAACCTATTAACTAACTTACTAACTATGCAGCTATGCAGGCATCATTTTCTGCAAATCCCTGATCTACATGGAGGCAATTAAAATCAAGTGTAGTTTGCACGCAACATcgtacagtgtgtgttacttGACATTTAACTACAGTATATATGGCACCAATCAACCactgactcatcggagaatgcaCATGTGTCTAtggttagtgggggcctttgagtcctatgggttgcgGAGCCTTTGTTGTggggatcaggcttgttccagtgtaaCCCACAGATACtcggtcagtttgggatctagtgaattttgaggccaggtcaacatcttgtgctgttttttgtgtttttaagagttgttcctaaactgttgggatggctgctgccatcaaggagtgtgattgctatggggtgggggtgtcgggtctggtctaggtaggtggtacatgtctaagtagcatccaaacaaatgcaaagtacaaaagcttcccagcacaacattgtattgtcacaagatggtcatggtactttacttctcctgtcagtggttttaatattgtagCGGATCAGTGTATAACTTACACTTACACAGTATTGTATcagagaaaatatattaaatatacatacagTTTATGCACATACACATTCTGACAGTCCTCCACTTAATGACCACAATTCCTTCCCAAAGGAAAAATCTACAAAATCTAGTCATTCAACTGATTATTTTTGGAGGGTGTAGTTTATAGTGCACTTGCCCTGgattatattaaatgttaaagtgtttctgttatttatcctagctcactaaaaaaaagttgtcaatataatagaaacgtgtcagtacaacacaactacgaaacacagcctccaaaatggaaaaaaaaagagttttatgGAGCTAAGATTgaatgttgcatttgttttcacttgtgtaaCTGATCAAGTGTATGTACAAACACTGAAGTAACTGAAACATTTACACTACAACTGGAATCTAACTTATCCGACAGGTACCATACTGTGTCTACCGTATGTGTATTTGAAGTAACATGAACAATAACTTACTTCCATTATGCTTGttgttactttcttttttccctcagcATTCTCGATAACAATAACAAATGTATgacaaatatgaaaagaatGAGTGTGTTGCAGACTGGGAATATTTGACCCTCGCTTTGTCCTGCCTACTCAACCAAAGGTCAGCTTCCTTTTTATCTATAAACGGTTTGGTCCACTTTCCTCCCAAAGAATCAACAAGCGAGGGAGGGTTCTTTAAagataagttttttttttgttgttttttttttagatacacTCTCTAAGAAATTTAGTAGTTGGTTTTAATAGCCTCATTTGTGCCAAGGGCTCAGTGGATTAATGCGATGCTATTTGTGTGTAGTCATACTTCTGGCACTGCTGTAGTGCTCTCTAGTACAATAGTGTGTTTCCCGTCCTTCCCGTGTGTGTTGTGGTTACAGGAAGCTGATGGTGTGAACACTGGTCATCAGTATTTTTCTTGACTTTGCACATGGGATCTGAGTCACTAAAGAGTGAATAGGGCATGTATAGAATGAGATGTGCACCTTTAGCCCTTATACATTGTCCAGTGAGGTGTTGATGTAATTCCTCCTATAACAACGCTACAACAgcttaaataaacacatcaggTTCAAATAAGAGGACTAAATTATTTTCTCATGGTTGTGGGTGTTTAGAAGAAGTCACAGTGGCAGTCTACCCTCTGTTTGATGACACAGGCGTCATAGACATTAATCATGGGTTCAGCGTCCTCCGTCAGCGCTTTGGTAAGGCTGTGCAGACCCAGATGCTACCATGTGCTGTTGTGAAATAAAGGGATGTGTCTGTCACATGCTGCGTTCCATATAGCACATGTCGCTATTCAGAAAGTGTAacttcttcccttttttctgGGATGGAGTTTCATTATATACTCTAATCATTACTGTGCATTTCCTCAGGATTGTCCAAAAACATTTCACGTTGGAAGTGACTGCATGAAACAACAACTGTATGTGCTTTTACCATTTCCGCTTGTTTTAGTATATTATGTAAAGAAAGGAGAACAAACAAGAAGGACCGTATGGGCATGACTTGGCGCAAAGTTGCTGAGTTGGATACAAATGTTCCCCATCAAACTCAACCACCAAAAGTCCTGAAAATATTATCGAAATCTGCTTCCTCTTTAGGTTATTGACCTGCTTTACTTTATCATTAAAACTCCATTTAGCGCGCGACTGGTTAAACTTTTCTCCCCCACAAAACTAATGATTAACCTTAACGCGTGTTCTGAATCATAGAAGCTGAATCATAACACTGTTCACAATCTGTGTTATCTTTGTGCTTTATTTCAGGTCCACAGCAACACCACCACAGTCTCGGTAGCTGTTCAGGAATTCAACACAACTTACAGTGTGGAGGTGGCAGCGTGCACACAGGCAGGCAGCGGCATGATCAGCCCACGAGTCTGGTACTTTGTGCCCGGAGATAGTAAGATGCTTTACACATTTATGTCCTCACCCTATAATCAGATGATAAGTCTGTAAACTGTCCATTATGCAttatactaacacacacactgtatattgtatattaagTGTACAGTATTTTTAACTAGTGTTGCCCAGCTTGTCAACAGCTTTGCTCCAAGATTCAAATCTCAACTCTTGGATAATTACCATGACATTTTAAGACATTCATAGCCTCCTACGATTGAACTACAGTAACTTTGTGACCATGTTAACAAGTTGATCTTGTGGCTTTGGATAAAGTATGCTAAGTAAGTAAGTCAATGGGtagaaattaaacacagaaagagatttaaaaataaaccataaatcttagaaaaaaattcagaaGTCTGTGCACATTACACATTGGGATATATTGGAGTTCACATTAAACAACTTACATATGATATTGCTGGAatttatagaaaaacaaaattaaataaaatatccaaGTGGTTCTAATAACATCATTCAGATGATGTTTAATGGACAGCACAATTAGCAGAATGTATTTATTCTAATCTTTTGCCGTGCTTATCgtgtcttctctttgtctcagaATCAGTCGTATCGCCCTCGTCCAGCCCTGACACTGCGTCTACCCAGTCGGCCCTCGTTGTCGGGGCCGTGGCGTGCACCATCTGTCTTCTGCTGCTTATCCTCTGGGGGGCTATCTGTCTACGCAACAGGACATCTGGGTTTAGGTAAGCTGACAATTACAGACAAATAGGCAACATGTTTTCATCAACATGAGAAACTGAAAACGTCCGGTTTCTGTTAATAAACTGACTTTGCTTCCTCTTAATCATCATTGCCAGCGCAGGAGGCTTCTAATAACCAGGCAGCTGGATAGCTGGACAACAACCAGTTGTTAATTCTTTTGAATTGTGGGGTGAATGACTCACTCTTGCTACTCAGGATACGGATAGGAATGTGTCACAGGCTGCTTCTCAGATAGGAACAGTGTCAGACAACAAAGTCAGGAACAATGGAGCTTATAGGGGTATATCCACCTCTTTggttaaatatgtgtgtgtgtgtgttgttgctgaatAAACTCTTGTACTAATTTTAACTAAGTATTAACTGCATTGCctacttttttctctttttttctcccgtgCAGGCAGATGTTTAGAGGTGAAGAGAAGCTGCCACCTGTCATACAGTACACACCACAGAGATCGTACAATCGATCTCCCGTAGGAATCACACGTACGTTCTTGAATTAAACTATAGAGAAACTATCATGCGTTTTCTTggcacattttcaaaatgtaaaaaaaaatgtctccttgTCCACTTTCAGTTGGCAATCTTGGTATTAGTCATGAACTCCAGGTCAAACTTCACGATGTGATGGTCACGAGGAGCTTGCTTTCAGTGGGCAAAGTTCTTGGAGAGGGTGAGggaatgcttttgtttttccaaatatgCTGACATTCGTACATATATGcaccattaaaaccacttagaggggaagtaaacaacactgaccGTTTTGTGACAATACGATGTTCTACTGGGAGACGTTTGCACTGCATAGCACTtccactccttgatggcagcagccatccacagaggcccctcccctcaacccataggacccaaaggccccccactaataattcggttgccagacaccacagggcaccctctgAAaggtccattctgtgatgaatCACAACTCTTTTGtggcacaagtgagacctacacaatattaggaaggtggtcataatgttaagcctgatcagtgtatacacaGTACATATTACATGATCGTCGTGCAGCGTAGTGCATGTGTATGCATGTTTTTGATTCAGCTTGACATTTCACTAGGTGAGTTCGGCTCCGTGGTGGAAGGACATTTGAGAAGACCAGATGGCACCTCAGAAAAAGTTGCAGTGAAGACAATGAAATGTAGGTAAACCTACattaaatgttctttaaaactttaaaacaagtgGAGATGAtacatttttcactttcttgTCAAACAGTGGATAGCTTCTCTCAAAGGGAGATTGAAGAGTTCCTGAATGAGGCAGCCTGCATGAAAGATTTCAACCACCCCAATGTCATCAAACTGCTCGGTAGGAGTTACCTCTTTAAAGTATAGTAGAATCACACGACTCTGTTCCCTTTTCACTTGTGCATCCTTACATTACCCGTGTTCACGTGTCCTCTTTAGGTGTGTGCTTGGAGGTAAGCTCAGCACATTTCCCCAAACCCATGGTCATCCTGCCATTCATGGAGCATGGAGATCTACATAGCTTCCTGCTGCGCTCACGCCTGGGAGACAGTCCGGTGGTGAGAGTTCATCtcagcacaacattaaaaaaacataaattacattATATAATCAGACTAAACGATATAAACTTATAACTGTGactgaattgtgtttttttaaaacagttgaTGACCACTCAGACACTCTTGAAGTTCATGGTTGACATTGCTCTGGGTATGGAGTATCTCAGCGGTCGTAACTTTCTGCATCGTGACCTGGCGGCACGCAACTGCATGTAGGTTGCTTCCCCTGAATTAAACCAAAGAACTGAAccaacagtctttttttttccgccgTCATTTTGAGATTACATGAAAACTTTCCACTTCAAATAGAATGTGATCTATTACACGGAAAGTCTtctctgattttctttgttaaatccCCACTTTGTTTATCCTACAGGCTGCGTGATGACATGACGGTGTGTGTAGCGGACTTTGGGTTATCTAAGAAGATCTACAGTGGAGACTATTACAGACAGGGCAGAATAGCCAAAATGCCTGTGAAGTGGATTGCAGTGGAGAGTCTGGCTGACAGAGTTTTTACTGTAAAGAGTGATGTGGTACGTTCAAATTCTACGAACAATAGGAACGAGGAACAATAGTATCCATTAAAAGCTGTGCATTTACTGAAAGAAGAACTGACCCCTGGTTTGCACTCTCTGTTTCTCCTATCACTTTCTATTTTCTCTGGGATCTGCACAGAAGACAGAACTGTCTTCTGTCACAACAGTACCGCTATCTACTTTATATAGAGTTTTTCGACCTGTTTCCCTGCTTTGACAATTTTCTAAATCTAAAAGTAGTTGAATTTACTGGACTGCACATGAAGTAGAGATTATCCTTTACAATATTTCTcaatagcagaaaaaaaaaacaaatttgtgGAATCAACTGCAAATTATTCACATAATGAAATGTGATCTGaagttgatatttttttgtcacataGTGGGCGTTTGGCGTCACCATGTGGGAAATTGCTACACGGGGCATGACGCCATACCCTGGAGTCCAGAACCACGAGATTTACGACCATCTTTCTGAGGGACACAGGCTGAAGCAGCCACCGGACTGTTTGGATGAACTGTGAGTGTTTGATGTTGGGCGCCGTCTATATGAACAAGTGGAATGGATTGGATAACGACACACCGAAGGGGCTGGCATTACCTTACACTTTGTAGTGAAGGGaaatgatcacatttaagttatattacttatttaaactcatattctggccaCTTCATATTGAaattgtctgtattttatttgtaaaataaataagtatttaaagttttaagtaTATTTCAAGGAGGCTTCAGCCCCCCAAAAATAGACATAACGACGCCAGTGGGCTCAACATGGAAACTTGGCATGTAACACTTATTGCTATTTATTGCAACCTTTTCATGGATATCTAGATCAGATAGGACTTCAGTTTGccttaaatgtttctttttgtttgtatcAGAGCTTTGGTAGAACTATACAATCCTTGTTATATGtagtatttctttaattttcccgTCTTCTAAATCAAGGAAGTTGTCAGTCGTCACATGCAAAATGTGCAAGTTGTTTTGCACTTGTACGGATGTGCAgccaatatttatttattttttctgctgctgctgaatttGGCTTGAATCCAAGACAAATCTGCTAAATCCTTTTAGGCTCAATTGCTGTGTACGTCACTGCCATATACAATGAAATTAGtcaagtgtgtttttaaaacttcGAGATTTTTCTGAAATTAATGCCTCCAACAGTGTTAGCTGTGTCCTAAAACAAGGCTCTCAAAATCTTACTAACTTTATTACCTTTATTATTTTAGGTATGAGATCATGTACAGCTGCTGGAGGGCAGATCCCCTGGACCGGCCCTTGTTTCCCGAACTGCGAGAAATGTTGGAAAAGCTCACAGAAAAGTTTCCAGAGTCTTCCAGCAAGGGGGatataatttatattaacaCCAGCTTCCCCGAAGAGGACCCTGATGGAGAACTGTTTCGTGCACAGCATCTTCTGCTCAGCTCGTCTCCTTCCTGCAGCCGCCAGGCAGCAGAGAACACAGTAGTGACTGCAGACATTCACGGGAGCCTGGAGGACGATGACGATGAGGACAGTGGTCGCTATGTGGTGGTGATGTCCTCACATCCGTCTCTGAGATCTGCTACAGTGGACACTCCTCTTTTGTCAGGTGACACAAACATGGACGCCAACGTAACGGCGGCGGATCACAGCTCAAGTGACACCTCTCTCCTGCTATAACTACTGGTACCCTGCAGTCAAAGCTGTGACAGAACTCTTATCCTTATTCGTCTGTACTAATTGGTTTGCCTCGTTGCACCAGGAGCATCTTCACGTTTCCTCTTGTGGACTTCCTGTTGTATTGTTACTTAAGCAGTTTGTGCTTTCCGTGGCCAGTCTGCATGTCAGTGTTAATTATTGTATTATACATGCACATGTTCCATAAGCTTAAGACACACTGAACTGTGAAAGTGTTTACTGTATGTGGATTGCGATGTAAATATGGAAATGTATAGATCATTTATAAAATGGTAtactttgaaaataaattgtttattGACTGCTTCAAAACCTGTTAAACTCACCAAGGGAAATATtagtatgtttaaaaaaaaaaaaagtgtgaggaTATTTAAAAAACCTAAGCAATCGTGGGTTTTTGAGAAGTCAAATGTAGCATGGGATGATCTTATTCCAGCCAGGAAAACAAAATTATGTTCAAATAAAGTCGATAATGTATAGTTGCATGTATgagatttatgtttttttgtttgttttttttcctcagaacaTTTTATGGTAGCTGAAAGGAGTAATAAGACATGCAAACCTTGGGAGCAGCAGATGCTTTGTTATTAGAAACAGCAGGAGATACAGGTAGATCGAGCTACCTCAAAGGCTCCTCCGCCCTGTGGTGCGTTCAGTAGGTGTACGATACCACTATTTTCCTTTTGttccgataccaagtaataccaaggctaataaCCCGATACCGACATCGATACTTTTAGACGTCTACTTTTGTATATGAAAACGATGACTTTTGCAATGAAAATTTGTGAAtataattatgataaatgtattttatacgTCTGTATAAcaattaaacaagctgccaaatatcaaACCTCTCTTTcatcagagcaattaaaaaacaaccGGTGGAAACCAACAAGTTAACTggaaatctgagcaaatcacatttaaataaataaataaactctctctcaaacataaatgaaaataaaaaccagaaaCGGAGGTCTTCCTTAGGTGTTGGTGACATTTCCCTGTCTCATAAAAGTGTATTGATATTTCTTGTGAGATCGGACTTGGTATCGAAATTTTGTTGGGGAGATCGATTTTAAATAACACACGCCTAGattggaagtatcgatatttctggatcgacGCATGCATCCCTAGTGCGTTCAGGGCGCCTCCCTCAGGACAGTGTTGTCCAAGCCCGAGACGAACATGGCTGCTGCACTCAGAGTGAGGACGTGGAGGTGTCCCACAAGAGGAGTTTTTTCTCTACTGACGGTCTTTTTTCTAATTCTAGTCAAAGCTGTAAATGAAGCGACTGCATCGCCAGAGAGGGGGTTTTGGAAAATCACAGTTGTTAATGTGAGTATCATCCTGGAGACCGGCAGCATCGTCCGCTAGCCCGGTAGCCACATTAGCCTTGTTATTGTAGCCCCGTTAACAGCTGTGGTGACTGTAGTGTAACTTCTCCTGCAGGAATGGTATTTCGTTAACCACTCCCATGCGCATCCATAACAGCTTCTTTAATAAAATGCGTTTGCCGAAAGAGTAGGGTTAGCGTAGTGGTTTCCTATCTAGCTCCTTCACCTCGGTGGTGGTGAATGGCTAATATGCATTTCAAGGTTAGCAGGCGGCTAACTACCTGGATCCAGCTGTATAGTTTAATAGCTCCAGAGGCTCTGCTGAGAGAAACTATAAATTAAAACCAATGAAAGGAGAAGTATGCGAAAGTGCACTGTTCTGctcgggaaacttttggacctgccattcgtgtggatgttacttacacatgcaccacccacctagtccagatcaggcacccccaccccataaaaggacactccttggtggcagcagccatctcctgcaggatgcagcctcacacaggcacacacacacacaaactgttaaggaacaactcaaaaaaaacgtgaaaaacggcacaaggtgttgacatggcctcccaATCCAAAttgtgggatgcactgggaacaagtctgatccacagaggccccactGCTTtcaataggacccaaagcccacTGCTAACaaccataggacaccctcagaaggcccaagtCCATTTTCCGATGAGTCAAAAcagtttttgaggcacaagggagacctgttAGGATAATAACTTTTAATACCTGTGTTCTCAACCAGTAATTAAAATCCCACATCACAGTTTGGGCTGGTAAGGTTTATCCAGTGTGCCTGCACTCATGATATTTATATCCATAAGAACACACTCTCTAAAAGTGGATCTTTTTCAGCATTAAAGTAAAGTTCCTAGATGTAGTTCTTCAGAAGTGGAAGACCTTGATCAATAATTTAGGTACTGAGAAGTTTCAGATTACCTCAGTTGTTCTCTGTCCACTTGCAGTGTTGTGCGTTCAAAGAGGCAGGACAGAAATACAACCCGACACATACacgca
Coding sequences within it:
- the mertka gene encoding tyrosine-protein kinase Mer, whose protein sequence is MTKKPSPRWFGVFLATVFIFVESPVSAQHSGNHFHRQTRTSEPLVIGSHNPRVYLSPDQLRRLHFKPTVGSLLLSEGHEAKFNCSIDIPDARLDPTIVWVKNGQELAAATQVVINELRTSTDGITTLLSTAIINQVQRVDAGEYRCRLIISNKIVESGPIIIEVEGLPTFIKHPEEMNITRNTPFMLACEAVGPPDPVQIRWLRNGLQDSDLHPSPSTYSVPGVDKYTQFSCEAHNDKGVTTSREASVNIKVLPSPVSDVIVTKRQSNKLTLSWTPGHDGFSPLTKCHVRVTEVSRRKGEVMTTRFHNVTVPPFHCEVPGLQAMTWYNLSVSCNNEVGASPVTMWIQSNTTEGVPSVYPRNVTVQLNESWLVITWKPPPDDKINGILRGYDVIVRYGTQERKVHSNTTTVSVAVQEFNTTYSVEVAACTQAGSGMISPRVWYFVPGDKSVVSPSSSPDTASTQSALVVGAVACTICLLLLILWGAICLRNRTSGFRQMFRGEEKLPPVIQYTPQRSYNRSPVGITLGNLGISHELQVKLHDVMVTRSLLSVGKVLGEGEFGSVVEGHLRRPDGTSEKVAVKTMKLDSFSQREIEEFLNEAACMKDFNHPNVIKLLGVCLEVSSAHFPKPMVILPFMEHGDLHSFLLRSRLGDSPVLMTTQTLLKFMVDIALGMEYLSGRNFLHRDLAARNCMLRDDMTVCVADFGLSKKIYSGDYYRQGRIAKMPVKWIAVESLADRVFTVKSDVWAFGVTMWEIATRGMTPYPGVQNHEIYDHLSEGHRLKQPPDCLDELYEIMYSCWRADPLDRPLFPELREMLEKLTEKFPESSSKGDIIYINTSFPEEDPDGELFRAQHLLLSSSPSCSRQAAENTVVTADIHGSLEDDDDEDSGRYVVVMSSHPSLRSATVDTPLLSGDTNMDANVTAADHSSSDTSLLL